The Triticum dicoccoides isolate Atlit2015 ecotype Zavitan chromosome 6A, WEW_v2.0, whole genome shotgun sequence genome has a window encoding:
- the LOC119317281 gene encoding GATA transcription factor 6-like yields MEWSNVIEGEQSGRKREGGKQRNSAFVADTDFGSHSMTHQTLISSAPAAAAFSSAPHLLHASLPTLSPSSSPAASAMSSSSFAHHHGSLQVERMSALRSSLRPCEAAEEVAAAVVAGPAAWGAGLLGDGFSVEELLDLEELCEVDKDGGFLCETAPAAEEEEKCSDSHGSSAVSYELMPLIPPEMDLPAHDAEELEWVSRIMDDSQAELPPPAQLPAPAAWPPQHRRPQESAVPAVDPMRTPTICALSTEALVPVRSKKRSKRSRGTTVWSLSGASISDSASSSATSSSCSSSASLSSFFLMDSPTFNLLDEPPRTKSKNKKSKHKLKKRGRKPKSHLPPQLSGGAASPPAQGDRRCSHCGVQKTPQWRAGPEGSKTLCNACGVRFKSGRLLPEYRPACSPTFVGNLHSNSHRKVLEMRRKKDPVPVAIEAAAAPAVASF; encoded by the exons ATGGAGTGGAGCAACGTGATTGAGGGAGAGCAAAGCGGGAGAAAAAGGGAGGGGGGAAAACAACGCAACAGTGCATTTGTTGCGGACACGGACTTTGGCAGCCATTCAATGACCCACCAGACACTCATCTCTTCCGCCCCTGCCGCTGCTGCCTTTTCCTCTGCTCCTCAcctcctccacgcctccctccctaccctttccccctcctcctctccggccgcctccgccatgtcgtcgtcgtcgttcGCACACCACCACGGCTCCCTGCAG GTGGAGAGGATGTCCGCGCTGAGGAGTAGCCTCAGGCCGTGCGAGGCAGCCGAGGAGGTGGCGGCCGCCGTGGTCGCTGGGCCGGCGGCGTGGGGAGCCGGGCTGCTGGGTGACGGCTTCTCGGTGGAGGAGCTCCTCGACCTTGAGGAGCTCTGCGAGGTGGATAAGGACGGCGGCTTTCTCTGCGAGACGGCGccggcggccgaggaggaggaaaagTGCAGTGACTCCCacgggtcgtcggcggtctcctacGAGCTCATGCCGCTTATTCCGCCGGAGATGGACCTGCCG GCCCACGACGCGGAGGAACTGGAGTGGGTGTCGCGTATCATGGACGACTCGCAGGCAGAGCTCCCGCCGCCGGCTCAGCTCCCAGCGCCAGCGGCGTGGCCACCGCAGCACCGCCGGCCCCAGGAAAGCGCTGTGCCGGCCGTGGACCCTATGCGGACCCCGACCATATGCGCGCTTTCCACGGAAGCGCTGGTGCCGGTGAGGTCCAAGAAGCGCAGCAAGCGCTCGCGGGGCACCACCGTGTGGTCGCTCTCCGGCGCGTCCATATCCGACTCGGCGTCGTCgtccgccaccagctcctcctgctccTCGTCGGCCTCCCTGTCGTCCTTCTTCCTGATGGACTCCCCAACCTTCAACCTCCTCGACGAACCGCCACGCaccaagagcaagaacaagaagtCCAAGCACAAGCTCAAGAAGCGCGGGCGCAAGCCAAAGAGCCATCTCCCGCCGCAGCTGTCTGGCGGCGCCGCCTCCCCGCCCGCCCAGGGCGACCGGCGGTGCAGCCACTGCGGCGTCCAGAAGACGCCCCAGTGGCGTGCGGGGCCGGAGGGCTCCAAGACGCTGTGCAACGCCTGCGGCGTCCGCTTCAAGTCGGGGCGGCTCCTGCCGGAGTACCGGCCGGCGTGCAGCCCCACGTTCGTGGGCAACCTGCACTCCAACTCCCACCGCAAGGTGCTGGAGATGCGCCGCAAGAAGGACCCCGTCCCCGTCGCCATcgaggccgccgccgcgccggccgtcGCCTCGTTCTAG